In the Mauremys mutica isolate MM-2020 ecotype Southern chromosome 13, ASM2049712v1, whole genome shotgun sequence genome, one interval contains:
- the LOC123348779 gene encoding adenosine receptor A3-like — MLGNSSSANCTLSSPPLLGEICKLFVMVLLIIAIILGNVVSLLVFLQARQFRTSQGYLKVSLALADLAVGLIVVPYSVYREASSLASGMGQGSSSCSIPSLPCFVTGPIFAGCTFVSITTIFLLSVERSVAVLKPLHKRAVITKRRTVWLILFSWSMSFLLAVVPMISSPDITLQYNPCSKMCTYAFPAGRLPGSPWNIMLLFPAFDFSLLGGTFVINFITFTAIRQYCKARRWLGSEAQHNSRLSFSDITAAKTIGILTFAFSASFSPIAVFVVGSVLGYQWCQFSFYAFWILTSNSCWNVAIYSAWDPKFRQGVRELFSRPVLNSASQRPSRSTEGDSSAPACVAVLKEMFHPENA; from the coding sequence ATGTTGGGTAACAGCAGCAGCGCCAATTGCACTCTGTCCAGCCCACCTCTTCTGGGGGAGATCTGCAAGCTCTTCGTCATGGTCCTGCTGATCATTGCCATCATCCTGGGCAATGTGGTGAGCCTCCTGGTCTTCCTGCAAGCCAGGCAGTTCAGGACCTCTCAGGGCTACCTGAAAGTCTCCTTGGCCCTGGCCGACCTGGCTGTGGGGCTCATTGTGGTGCCCTACTCCGTATACAGGGAGGCGAGCAGTCTAGCCTctggcatggggcaggggagcagcagtTGCTCTATCCCGTCCTTGCCCTGCTTCGTCACTGGTCCCATCTTCGCTGGCTGCACCTTCGTCTCCATCACGACCATCTTCCTGCTGTCGGTGGAGAGGAGCGTGGCGGTGCTGAAGCCCCTGCACAAGAGGGCGGTGATCACCAAGCGGCGGACGGTCTGGCTCATCCTGTTCTCGTGGTCCATGAGCTTCTTGCTGGCAGTGGTGCCAATGATCTCTAGCCCAGACATCACCTTGCAGTATAACCCCTGCAGCAAGATGTGCACCTACGCCTtcccagcaggcaggctgcccggCTCCCCCTGGAACATCATGCTGCTCTTCCCAGCCTTCGACTTCTCCTTGCTGGGGGGCACCTTTGTCATCAACTTCATCACCTTCACCGCCATCCGCCAATACTGCAAGGCCCGCAGGTGGCTGGGCAGTGAGGCACAGCACAACAGCCGCCTCTCCTTCTCCGACATCACTGCGGCGAAGACCATTGGCATCCTGACCTTTGCCTTCTCGGCCTCCTTCAGCCCTATCGCCGTCTTCGTGgtgggctctgtgctgggctACCAGTGGTGTCAGTTCTCCTTCTACGCCTTCTGGATTCTGACCTCCAACAGCTGCTGGAACGTGGCCATCTACAGCGCCTGGGACCCCAAGTTCCGGCAAGGAGTCAGGGAGCTGTTCAGCAGGCCGGTGCTGAACTCTGCCTCCCAGCGCCCCAGCCGCTCCACAGAAGGggacagctctgctccagcctgtGTGGCTGTCCTTAAGGAGATGTTTCACCCAGAGAACGCCTGA